One genomic region from Nymphaea colorata isolate Beijing-Zhang1983 chromosome 10, ASM883128v2, whole genome shotgun sequence encodes:
- the LOC116262014 gene encoding ATP-dependent RNA helicase DEAH12, chloroplastic-like isoform X2, with protein MILTGETGCGKSTQLIQYLADSELTRDGSVICTQPRKIAALSLAQRVGEECRGCYIGKSVICYPSYSSFQQLNTKIIYMTDNCLLQHFMLDTNLSRVSFIVIDEAHERSLNTDLLLALLKKLLLQRPDLRLIIMSATADARKLSEYFFGCDTFHVTGRTYPVDIKYVPSLLEPSNANFSSLSSLSCPYVIDVVKTANKIHKTEKDGSILAFLTSQAEVEWACENFQNPSAVALALHGKLSCDEQSRVFQDYPDKRKVIFATNVAETSLTIPGVKYVIDSGMVKESRFDPRTGTNVLNVCKISQSSANQRSGRAGRTEPGKCYRLYSEQEFQSMQSHQDPEIRRVHLGIAVLKIVALGITNVLDFEFVDSPSPEAVELAIRNLVHLGAVICKNNTLELTDCGHCLVKLGIEPRLGKLILCSFDYGLRREGVILAAVMANASSIFCRIGSAEEKTRSDCLKLQFCHPNGDLFTLLAVYKEWEDALKSRKNIWCWENSVNAKSMRRCKEAVVELEYCLRHELNIIIPSYWLWKPHLPSKHDNMLKMVILSSLSENVAVFSGHDRLGYEVAMTGQLIQLHPSCSLLAYGQKPNWVVYGELLSVSRQYLVCVTAIDQECLSAIEPPPLFDALELGNRIMQKKIVSGIGNNILRRLCGKSNSNLQCLISQIQKSCEDDRISVDVDFDRREVQVFASVKSLDKAFNMVNCSIECETKWSKNECIEKYLFHGVHGTSPPFALFGSGAEVKHLELEKRFLTVEVSHPKVKCLNDKELLMLFDNCTSSIANFYKYPPASQEGDKYEKWGKVTFLSPEAAEMAVIKLNEVELDGFSLKVFPFRPAFGVDPKVFSFPAVKAKITWPRRQSKGVAIIRCAPNDVTVVAEECSAMLIGGRYVHCDVSTKFPDSAVIMGLSKDVLEAEIWEALRNRTTRKILDVHLLRGQVVHQPSGTACEEALLKEITDFVPGDKCHVHMFNSEPKDYLMKAWITFDGNLHLRAAMALDHLHGKVLSCCLPWQRVHCEHIFQSLVSCPSSVYFVIKKDLESLFEKMKFQKDAVVSMERTGSGSFRVKIVASALRTVAQCRLSFEKLMKGKTITHVDLTVSVLQVLFTQVGIQLLKSLERETGTYILFDRHNLSLKAFGPQQGIAVAEKKLVESLLALHREKECEIHLRGAEMPHNLMKEIVRLFGPDLHGLKQKVAGVDFKLNVRRHILSFSGSKEQKHQIENIIAGIVQDMSGRQVRMHNDEATCPICLSEVEDGFKLEACGHEFCRLCLIDQIEAAIHSRDGFPLCCIDEGCKMPFFLVDLRSLLSSEQLDELFRASVGAFVASSGGKYRFCPTPDCPSVYKVADPESPVGLFICGACSAEICTKCHIESHPFMTCEQYKEFKEDPDRSLKEWKRGKEHVKNCLACGYTIEKVDGCNHVECKCGNHICWVCLAGFPASDDCYAHMRSVHPAG; from the exons ATGATTTTGACCGGGGAAACTGGCTGTGGCAAGAGTACTCAGTTAATTCAATATCTTGCAGATTCAGAGTTAACAAGGGATGGATCAGTTATATGCACCCAGCCTCGCAAGATTGCTGCTCTATCTTTGGCACAAAGGGTGGGAGAAGAATGCCGTGGGTGTTATATTGGGAAGTCTGTGATTTGCTATCCTTCTTACTCTTCTTTTCAACAGTTAAATACAAAGATAATCTATATGACAGATAATTGTCTCCTCCAGCATTTCATGCTTGACACAAACTTGTCCAGGGTTTCATTTATTGTTATAGATGAAGCTCATGAAAGAAGCTTGAATACCGATCTTCTTTTGGCTTTGCTGAAAAAATTGCTGCTCCAAAGACCTGATCTTCGGCTCATTATAATGTCTGCAACAGCTGATGCAAGGAAGCTCTCGGAGTACTTTTTCGGCTGTGACACATTTCATGTGACGGGAAGAACTTATCCTGTTGATATTAAGTATGTTCCAAGCTTGTTGGAACCTTCAAACGCTAATTTTTCAAGTCTCAGTTCTCTAAGCTGCCCATATGTTATTGACGTTGTTAAGACAGCCAATAAAATTCACAAGACAGAGAAGGATGGGTCTATTCTTGCCTTTTTGACTTCACAGGCAGAAGTTGAGTGGGCTTGCGAAAATTTTCAGAACCCTTCTGCTGTTGCACTGGCATTGCATGGGAAACTGTCCTGTGATGAGCAAAGTCGTGTTTTTCAGGATTATCCAGACAAGAGGAAAGTCATCTTTGCAACCAATGTGGCAGAAACTTCTCTGACCATTCCAGGGGTGAAGTATGTGATTGATTCTGGTATGGTCAAAGAGAGCAGGTTTGATCCGAGAACTGGCACAAATGTACTAAATGTATGTAAGATCAGCCAAAGTTCTGCCAATCAACGATCCGGCCGTGCTGGGCGCACAGAACCGGGTAAATGTTACAGGCTTTATTCAGAGCAAGAGTTCCAGTCTATGCAATCACACCAAGATCCAGAGATCAGAAGGGTTCATCTTGGCATTGCTGTTCTGAAGATTGTTGCTCTTGGCATTACTAATGTGCTAGACTTTGAATTTGTAGATTCTCCCAGTCCAGAAGCAGTAGAACTGGCTATAAGAAATTTGGTTCATTTGGGTGCTGTGATCTGCAAGAATAACACATTGGAGTTGACAGATTGTGGCCATTGCCTTGTAAAACTGGGTATTGAGCCCCGACTTGGTAAACTTATTCTTTGTAGCTTTGACTATGGTCTACGCCGGGAAGGTGTTATTCTTGCTGCTGTAATGGCAAATGCAAGTAGCATATTTTGCAGAATTGGCAGTGCCGAGGAGAAAACAAGGTCTGATTGCCTCAAGCTTCAGTTCTGCCATCCTAATGGTGATCTATTCACTCTCCTTGCTGTTTATAAGGAATGGGAAGACGCACTCAAGTCTAGGAAGAATATATGGTGCTGGGAGAACAGTGTCAATGCTAAGTCCATGCGGAGATGCAAAGAAGCTGTAGTTGAATTAGAATACTGCCTCAGGCATGAGCTTAATATAATCATTCCCTCATATTGGTTATGGAAACCACATCTGCCTAGCAAGCATGATAATATGCTAAAGATGGTTATACTTTCGTCTCTTTCAGAGAATGTTGCTGTGTTTAGTGGACATGACCGTCTTGGTTATGAAGTAGCAATGACAGGCCAACTAATACAGCTCCATCCCTCATGTTCCCTTCTAGCATATGGCCAGAAGCCTAACTGGGTCGTTTATGGTGAGCTTCTGTCTGTTTCAAGGCAATATTTGGTTTGTGTAACTGCCATTGACCAAGAATGTCTTAGTGCCATTGAACCTCCTCCCTTGTTTGATGCTTTGGAACTGGGTAATCGGATAATGCAGAAGAAAATTGTTTCTGGAATTGGAAATAATATTTTGAGAAGATTGTGTGGAAAATCAAATTCTAATTTGCAATGTCTTATTTCACAAATTCAAAAGTCATGTGAAGATGACCGAATTTCTGTTGATGTTGATTTTGACAGGAGAGAGGTCCAAGTATTTGCTTCTGTGAAATCCTTGGATAAGGCTTTTAACATGGTAAACTGTTCAATTGAGTGTGAAACAAAATGGAGTAAAAATGAATGCATTGAGAAATATTTGTTTCATGGAGTGCATGGTACCTCTCCTCCTTTTGCATTGTTTGGTTCAGGTGCTGAAGTAAAGCATTTGGAACTGGAGAAAAGGTTTCTAACAGTCGAAGTTTCTCATCCTAAGGTCAAGTGTCTTAATGATAAAGAACTGCTTATGTTGTTTGACAATTGTACGTCTAGTATAGCTAATTTTTACAAGTATCCTCCTGCTTCACAAGAAGgtgataaatatgaaaaatgggGGAAAGTAACGTTTCTTTCTCCGGAAGCTGCGGAAATGGCGGTCATCAAATTGAATGAAGTAGAACTGGATGGTTTTTCTCTAAAGGTGTTTCCTTTCAGGCCTGCCTTTGGTGTTGATCCTAAAGTATTTTCCTTTCCTGCAGTCAAGGCAAAGATTACATGGCCTCGCAGGCAAAGCAAGGGTGTTGCCATCATTAGATGTGCACCTAATGATGTCACTGTTGTCGCAGAAGAATGTTCGGCAATGCTGATTGGTGGAAGATATGTACATTGTGATGTTAGCACAAAATTTCCAGATTCTGCTGTCATAATGGGACTTAGTAAAGATGTTCTTGAAGCTGAAATTTGGGAGGCATTGAGAAATAGAACAACAAGGAAAATACTAGATGTTCACTTATTGCGAGGACAAGTAGTCCATCAGCCTTCTGGTACCGCTTGTGAGGAAGCTCTTCTTAAAGAAATCACTGATTTTGTACCTGGGGATAAGTGCCATGTCCATATGTTTAATTCTGAACCAAAAGATTATTTGATGAAGGCTTGGATTACTTTTGATGGAAATCTTCATCTCAGAGCAGCAATGGCTTTGGATCACCTTCATGGGAAAGTACTCTCTTGTTGCCTCCCTTGGCAAAGAGTACATTGTGAACACATATTCCAAAGCTTAGTCTCATGTCCTTCCTCTGTATATTTTGTCATCAAGAAGGACCTGGAGTCTTTGTTTGAGAAGATGAAATTTCAAAAAG ATGCCGTTGTCAGTATGGAGAGAACTGGAAGTGGTTCCTTCAGAGTGAAAATAGTTGCTTCTGCATTGCGTACTGTTGCACAATGTCGGTTGTCTTTCGAGAAGctaatgaaaggaaaaaccatCACTCATGTGGATCTCACGGTTAGTGTGCTCCAAGTACTATTTACGCAAGTGGGTATCCAACTGTTGAAGTCattggagagagagacagggacATATATCTTATTTGACAGGCATAACCTCAGCTTAAAAGCTTTTGGACCTCAACAGGGAATTGCTGTAGCTGAGAAAAAATTGGTGGAATCTTTATTAGCTCTTCACAGAGAAAAGGAATGTGAAATCCACCTCCGTGGTGCTGAGATGCCACATAATCTGATGAAAGAGATAGTCCGCCTTTTTGGACCTGATTTGCATGGTCTCAAGCAGAAGGTGGCTGGGGTAGACTTCAAGCTCAATGTTCGTCGGCACATACTCTCATTTTCTGGGAGCAAGGAACAAAAACATCAAATCGAAAATATAATTGCTGGTATTGTACAGGATATGAGTGGTCGGCAAGTCAGAATGCACAATGACGAAGCCACATGCCCAATTTGTTTGAGTGAAGTTGAAGATGGTTTCAAGCTTGAGGCATGTGGGCATGAGTTCTGTAGGCTTTGTTTGATAGACCAAATCGAAGCTGCAATACACAGTCGGGATGGGTTTCCACTATGCTGCATTGACGAGGGATGTaaaatgccattttttttggtagatttGAGGTCCCTTCTTTCTAGTGAGCAGTTAGACGAGCTATTCAGAGCATCTGTAGGGGCTTTTGTGGCTTCTAGTGGGGGTAAATACAGGTTTTGTCCAACCCCTGATTGCCCGTCCGTGTACAAAGTTGCTGACCCTGAGTCGCCTGTTGGGTTGTTCATTTGTGGAGCATGTTCAGCAGAGATATGCACCAAGTGCCACATAGAATCTCATCCTTTCATGACGTGTGAGCAATACAAGGAGTTCAAGGAGGACCCAGATAGATCACTGAAAGAgtggaagagaggaaaagaacaTGTAAAGAACTGCCTAGCCTGTGGATACACAATAGAGAAGGTGGACGGATGTAATCATGTGGAGTGTAAATGTGGGAATCACATCTGTTGGGTTTGTTTGGCAGGATTCCCTGCCAGTGATGATTGCTACGCACACATGAGATCTGTGCATCCTGCAGGATga